A part of Sulfurimonas sp. HSL-1716 genomic DNA contains:
- a CDS encoding glycosyltransferase family 9 protein, protein MKILIIKLGLSETLDSETSKIVSLGDVVRCTVVLEPLKKKYENPHITWVVSKEAQELVKNNALIDRVLVWDEFVPFVLMREKYDIVINLEKIDGICALTDMINAWEKIGFRFDEIDGKYDTYFQSVRAKEYIQNKETHKQIWQQVILNMLGIEWKDQKYSLGYKPKTEEIRRVGLNYLVGSKWPSKAMSKFKWEELEKRLEDRNIPYSWQEGKNNLLDYIEWINSCKVIVTQDSLGLHLALALDKYVICLFGPTSADEIYFYGKGLALNLSEQFECKYCYSPICTNNEFCMDSLDLQKLIDTIETYMDK, encoded by the coding sequence ATGAAGATTTTGATCATTAAACTCGGATTATCTGAGACTCTTGATAGCGAAACCAGTAAAATTGTCAGTCTTGGCGATGTTGTAAGATGCACGGTCGTTTTAGAACCATTGAAAAAAAAATATGAGAATCCCCATATTACATGGGTTGTTTCAAAAGAAGCACAGGAATTAGTTAAAAACAATGCCTTGATCGACAGAGTTTTAGTCTGGGATGAATTCGTTCCGTTTGTCCTTATGAGAGAAAAGTATGATATCGTGATCAATTTAGAAAAAATTGACGGTATTTGTGCTTTGACAGATATGATCAATGCCTGGGAAAAGATAGGCTTTCGATTTGATGAGATTGATGGAAAATACGATACATATTTTCAATCAGTCAGAGCAAAAGAGTATATACAAAATAAAGAAACGCATAAGCAGATATGGCAGCAGGTTATTTTAAATATGCTGGGCATAGAATGGAAAGACCAGAAATATTCTTTAGGGTATAAACCAAAAACAGAGGAAATCCGTAGAGTCGGATTAAACTATCTGGTAGGTTCAAAATGGCCTTCCAAAGCCATGTCGAAATTTAAATGGGAAGAACTTGAAAAACGTTTAGAAGATAGGAACATCCCTTACAGTTGGCAAGAGGGCAAAAATAATTTATTGGATTACATCGAGTGGATTAATTCGTGCAAAGTTATTGTAACTCAAGATTCACTGGGACTTCATCTCGCTTTAGCCCTTGATAAATATGTTATCTGCCTGTTCGGTCCTACATCAGCAGATGAAATTTATTTTTATGGCAAAGGTCTCGCTTTAAATTTAAGTGAACAATTCGAGTGTAAATACTGTTACTCTCCTATATGCACCAATAATGAATTTTGTATGGATTCGTTAGATTTACAAAAACTGATTGATACAATTGAAACATATATGGATAAGTGA
- a CDS encoding TIGR04372 family glycosyltransferase yields MSIQKFIIYGAGTEGRIAKLKMEYDKEDVICFIDQNLQGQKVEGLDVLSIDEGVRLADKFNYKIVISSQKHKKTMKHTLKMHGFKNYQVFSYNTLFEAVKYSLSPRWKINKRRYIKIVEFLYPVFLVLFFPFALMLYILNFRLVYNFRFPGFGHMALEPDALLANDDFKKYKFIAIVDETNTSNRYLLDIVTSKFITIKNFYLFHLFYFMFHYKFLNYNAGNNFMKMVDKYFLVEDNNIMEKTDLNVLKYMPSVYRPLVNNEEQNFFFPEGEKENCREILDKSFGIKENDWFVCVHARDDREYNQIRSCNIHSFEQAIEFITSKGGFVIRLGDKGVQKLSYNNSKVIDYANSNVKSKIMDLYLMSEQTFLIGTITGVSDVSQMFRRPVISTNVASWVQPRYMKGDIYLLKMFKNKVNDLIIGISEYMDNKIYLSAIRDEIEILNKYQVLDNTAEEILNATKEMYAVLFENKQPFNFADQDQYRKKFPEDSMPRIGKANVSQYFLDKYKNIFGI; encoded by the coding sequence ATGTCTATACAGAAGTTTATCATTTACGGAGCAGGAACAGAAGGAAGAATTGCAAAGCTGAAGATGGAGTACGACAAAGAGGATGTCATATGTTTCATTGATCAGAATCTGCAAGGGCAGAAGGTAGAAGGGCTGGATGTTCTTTCAATTGATGAGGGAGTCAGGTTGGCGGATAAATTTAACTATAAGATAGTGATTTCATCGCAAAAACATAAAAAAACCATGAAACATACTCTCAAAATGCATGGATTTAAAAATTATCAAGTTTTTTCATATAATACTCTTTTTGAAGCCGTTAAATACTCTTTATCACCAAGATGGAAAATTAATAAAAGAAGATATATAAAAATTGTCGAATTTTTATATCCTGTATTTTTAGTCTTGTTTTTCCCATTTGCCCTTATGTTATATATATTGAATTTTAGGTTAGTTTATAATTTTAGATTTCCCGGCTTTGGACATATGGCATTAGAACCGGATGCTTTACTCGCAAATGATGATTTTAAAAAATACAAGTTTATAGCAATAGTTGATGAAACGAATACCAGTAATAGATATTTATTGGATATCGTAACTAGCAAATTTATAACAATCAAAAATTTTTATTTGTTTCACTTATTTTATTTTATGTTCCATTATAAGTTCTTAAATTATAACGCGGGTAATAATTTTATGAAGATGGTAGATAAATATTTTCTAGTTGAAGATAATAATATAATGGAAAAAACAGATCTAAACGTATTGAAATATATGCCAAGTGTCTATAGGCCATTAGTGAATAATGAGGAGCAAAACTTTTTTTTTCCGGAGGGAGAGAAAGAAAATTGTCGAGAGATCTTAGACAAGAGTTTTGGTATCAAGGAAAATGATTGGTTTGTTTGTGTTCATGCAAGAGATGATAGAGAGTATAACCAGATAAGATCATGCAATATACACAGTTTTGAGCAAGCTATCGAATTTATTACGTCCAAGGGCGGTTTTGTGATACGATTAGGGGACAAAGGCGTGCAGAAGCTATCTTATAACAACAGTAAAGTTATAGACTATGCAAATAGTAATGTTAAAAGTAAAATAATGGATCTCTATTTGATGTCTGAGCAAACTTTTTTGATCGGGACAATAACAGGTGTTAGCGATGTGTCACAAATGTTTAGAAGACCTGTGATTAGCACTAATGTCGCATCGTGGGTTCAGCCAAGATATATGAAAGGTGATATTTACCTATTGAAAATGTTTAAAAATAAAGTTAATGACCTGATTATCGGAATATCTGAGTATATGGATAATAAAATATATCTTTCCGCAATACGAGATGAAATTGAGATTTTAAATAAATATCAAGTTTTAGATAATACGGCAGAGGAGATATTAAATGCCACTAAGGAGATGTACGCTGTTTTATTTGAGAATAAACAGCCGTTTAATTTTGCAGATCAAGATCAATATAGAAAAAAGTTTCCTGAAGATTCTATGCCGAGAATAGGAAAAGCAAATGTGTCGCAATATTTTTTGGACAAATATAAAAATATATTCGGTATATAA
- a CDS encoding sulfotransferase produces MKKNILFIVGSPRSGTTWIQKVMATHSLFETGQESDFFTTIGAHNLKVFKNMLEYKDVRCGLSLPAYFTYEQFLSSQRELFYKMISYTADLSGEKYFIEKTPSHALVIDTINEILPESKFILMIRNPYDVVKSILNGAKTWGKGHFPATVESAADMWYAHNKLALDSLKNISKERYKIIRYEDLEKNNTLISDMFSLCNVELSAEEIAELFAIANEYRIKIYGEFGTQEGKECEEDEMFNKHTRKEKLIELSDEEKSFIDDFLHTKEIYDEFRY; encoded by the coding sequence TTGAAAAAAAATATTCTATTTATAGTTGGAAGCCCAAGAAGCGGGACGACTTGGATCCAAAAAGTAATGGCTACACACTCTTTGTTTGAGACAGGACAGGAAAGCGATTTCTTTACTACGATCGGAGCGCATAATTTAAAGGTTTTTAAAAATATGCTTGAATATAAAGATGTAAGATGCGGACTTAGTCTGCCGGCTTATTTCACATATGAGCAGTTTTTAAGCTCTCAAAGAGAGCTGTTTTATAAAATGATCAGTTATACTGCGGATCTATCCGGTGAAAAATATTTCATAGAAAAAACTCCTTCTCATGCTTTGGTTATCGATACGATCAACGAGATCCTGCCCGAGTCAAAATTCATTTTGATGATCAGAAATCCTTACGATGTCGTAAAATCGATATTAAACGGTGCTAAGACCTGGGGTAAAGGGCATTTTCCCGCTACCGTAGAGAGTGCAGCGGATATGTGGTACGCTCATAACAAACTAGCTCTGGATTCTTTAAAAAATATCTCAAAAGAAAGATATAAAATCATCAGATATGAAGATCTCGAAAAAAACAATACTCTGATAAGTGATATGTTTTCTCTGTGTAACGTTGAGCTAAGTGCAGAAGAGATCGCCGAACTATTTGCCATTGCTAATGAGTACAGGATAAAGATCTACGGTGAATTTGGTACGCAAGAGGGTAAAGAATGCGAGGAAGACGAGATGTTTAACAAACATACGAGAAAAGAGAAGCTGATAGAACTCAGTGATGAAGAAAAAAGTTTCATAGACGATTTTTTACATACAAAAGAGATTTACGATGAATTCAGATATTAA
- a CDS encoding glycosyltransferase — MNSDIKISVIIPTYNRARVLEKCIESLCSSQGVSKASYEIIVVDNASTDDTKERVGRVQRIHDSIDIFYKYEPVAGLLSARHSGAKTARGEILTFIDDDVTVDPLWLKSIRDTFEEIKECGILGGRSLPVYEIEPPKWLDTLWTVKDNIRMCGQLSLIDMGEDTIEISPLYVWGLNFSIKKELFLKLGGFNPDNIPSKLQRFQGDGESGLSYKAIEQNVKAYYNPAVLVHHHIPAQRLTKEYMYSRMFYQGVCDSYSKLRKYRQFSDLEERKAKRVSTKESASSEDALKDVMHNGYLDGYIFHQEEVKNDPKLFAWVIKEDYMDYDYNLFMESI, encoded by the coding sequence ATGAATTCAGATATTAAGATATCAGTGATAATACCGACATACAACAGAGCAAGGGTGCTTGAAAAATGTATAGAATCGCTCTGCAGCAGCCAAGGCGTCTCCAAAGCATCATACGAGATCATCGTCGTAGACAATGCATCCACAGACGATACGAAAGAGCGGGTCGGCAGAGTGCAACGGATACATGACAGCATCGACATATTTTATAAGTATGAGCCTGTTGCAGGACTTTTGTCGGCAAGACACAGCGGTGCGAAAACGGCGAGAGGAGAGATCCTTACTTTCATTGACGATGACGTGACCGTTGATCCCCTGTGGCTGAAGAGCATCCGCGATACTTTCGAAGAGATAAAGGAGTGCGGTATTTTAGGCGGAAGATCTTTGCCCGTATATGAAATAGAACCGCCAAAATGGCTTGATACATTATGGACGGTCAAAGACAATATCCGGATGTGCGGACAATTGAGCCTGATCGATATGGGTGAAGATACCATCGAGATCTCGCCTCTGTATGTCTGGGGGCTGAACTTCAGCATAAAAAAAGAGCTGTTTTTAAAACTAGGCGGTTTCAATCCCGACAATATCCCCTCAAAACTGCAGCGTTTTCAAGGAGACGGTGAAAGCGGACTGAGTTATAAAGCGATAGAGCAAAACGTGAAAGCTTACTATAACCCTGCAGTTTTGGTGCACCACCATATACCCGCTCAAAGATTGACCAAAGAATATATGTACAGCAGGATGTTCTATCAAGGAGTCTGCGATTCATATAGTAAATTACGAAAATACCGACAGTTCAGCGATCTAGAAGAGAGAAAAGCAAAGAGGGTATCTACAAAAGAGTCTGCTTCTTCGGAAGATGCCCTTAAAGATGTGATGCATAACGGTTATCTGGACGGATACATCTTTCATCAAGAAGAGGTTAAAAACGACCCGAAACTTTTTGCATGGGTAATAAAAGAAGACTATATGGATTATGATTATAATCTGTTCATGGAATCGATATGA
- the galE gene encoding UDP-glucose 4-epimerase GalE — translation MKNILVVGGAGYIGSHTCKTLMKNGYRVIIFDNLSTGFKELAKYGEFVFGDLNDSESIKTVFEAFDIDTVIHFAASAYVGESVENPKKYYMNNVVNTLNLLNAMLQYDVKKIVFSSTCAVFGDPKFLPMDERHPKSPINPYGRTKLMIEQILEDYDKAYGLKSIVLRYFNAAGSDEDCELAEMHDPEPHLIPIIFEVIEGKREFLEVYGDDYSTKDGTCIRDYIHVEDLADAHLKALEYLNRDLVSDDFNLGTGTGVSILELIEAVESLSKKRVPYRFEDPRKGDPSVLIADSKKAKAVLKWEAKKSDIIEILKSVIEYKKRRWSAE, via the coding sequence ATGAAAAATATTTTAGTCGTCGGCGGTGCAGGGTATATCGGTTCGCATACATGCAAGACGCTGATGAAAAACGGATACAGAGTTATCATTTTCGATAATCTTTCCACAGGTTTTAAAGAGCTGGCAAAATACGGCGAGTTTGTGTTTGGAGACCTAAACGACAGCGAGAGCATAAAAACTGTCTTTGAAGCTTTCGATATCGACACCGTTATTCATTTTGCGGCTTCTGCCTATGTCGGAGAATCCGTAGAAAATCCAAAAAAATACTATATGAACAATGTCGTAAATACCCTTAATCTGTTAAATGCAATGTTACAATACGATGTCAAAAAGATAGTATTTTCTTCTACATGTGCCGTTTTCGGGGATCCGAAGTTTTTGCCGATGGACGAAAGACATCCCAAGTCGCCTATCAACCCTTACGGAAGAACAAAGCTGATGATAGAGCAGATACTGGAGGATTATGACAAGGCCTACGGCTTGAAAAGCATAGTCTTACGCTATTTCAATGCAGCGGGCTCGGATGAAGATTGCGAACTCGCAGAGATGCATGACCCAGAACCTCATCTCATACCGATAATATTTGAGGTCATAGAGGGCAAAAGAGAGTTTTTAGAGGTCTACGGGGATGATTATTCGACAAAAGACGGCACATGCATCAGAGACTATATCCATGTAGAGGATCTGGCCGATGCACATCTAAAAGCTCTTGAATATCTAAACAGAGATCTTGTTTCTGACGATTTTAATTTAGGTACAGGTACGGGAGTGTCGATACTAGAGTTGATAGAAGCGGTCGAATCGCTTAGTAAAAAGAGGGTTCCCTACAGATTTGAAGATCCGCGAAAAGGGGATCCGTCTGTTCTGATAGCCGACAGTAAAAAAGCAAAAGCGGTATTGAAGTGGGAAGCAAAAAAAAGCGATATAATCGAAATCTTAAAAAGTGTGATCGAATATAAGAAAAGAAGGTGGTCAGCAGAATGA
- a CDS encoding DegT/DnrJ/EryC1/StrS family aminotransferase encodes MIPVNEPLLNGNEKKYLNECIDTGWISSEGPFIKRFENDMAAYVGRKHATACANGSAALDIAVAALNLQKDDEVIMPSFTIISCAQALVNRGVKPILIDSDLFTYNMKVEDIEAKITPKTKAIMIVHIFGLCVDVDPILTLAKKYGLKIIEDAAQMHGQEYKGKKCGSFGDISIFSFYPNKHITTGEGGMVLTDDKYLDERAKSLRNLCFTADRFVHEELGWNYRMTNMQAALGVAQLEKIDQVVEKKRWIGRTYSEFLKDIDVITLPMEKTEYCENIYWVYALLLKDDYKKNAKEVMAELGKLQIGTRPFFYPMHKQPVFHKMGLFLDDDLPNSEKLYERGFYIPSGLALTKEQIREVSNILHKVLV; translated from the coding sequence TTGATACCCGTTAACGAACCTCTTTTAAACGGCAATGAGAAAAAATATCTCAATGAATGTATAGACACGGGATGGATAAGCTCCGAAGGTCCGTTTATAAAGAGATTTGAAAATGATATGGCTGCGTACGTGGGACGAAAGCATGCGACTGCATGTGCCAATGGAAGTGCTGCGCTAGACATAGCTGTGGCAGCTTTAAACCTTCAAAAGGACGATGAGGTCATAATGCCCTCTTTTACCATCATCTCCTGTGCGCAGGCATTGGTGAACCGCGGGGTAAAACCGATCCTTATAGACAGTGATCTATTTACTTACAATATGAAAGTCGAAGATATCGAAGCAAAGATCACACCAAAGACAAAAGCTATTATGATCGTGCATATTTTCGGACTTTGCGTCGATGTAGACCCGATACTCACGCTTGCCAAGAAGTATGGATTAAAGATCATAGAAGATGCCGCTCAGATGCACGGACAGGAGTACAAGGGCAAAAAATGCGGAAGTTTCGGAGATATCAGTATATTTAGTTTTTATCCAAACAAACATATCACTACGGGTGAAGGAGGAATGGTCCTGACCGATGATAAATATCTTGATGAAAGAGCAAAAAGTCTGCGTAACTTATGTTTTACGGCCGATAGATTCGTTCATGAAGAGCTGGGCTGGAACTATCGTATGACGAACATGCAAGCGGCATTGGGCGTGGCACAGCTTGAAAAGATCGATCAAGTCGTAGAAAAGAAACGCTGGATAGGCCGTACATATAGCGAATTTTTAAAAGATATAGATGTGATAACTTTGCCGATGGAAAAAACAGAGTACTGTGAAAATATATACTGGGTCTATGCGCTCCTGCTAAAAGATGATTACAAAAAAAATGCCAAAGAGGTCATGGCAGAACTTGGAAAACTTCAGATAGGGACACGTCCGTTTTTCTATCCGATGCACAAACAGCCGGTTTTTCATAAGATGGGACTGTTCTTAGACGATGATCTGCCAAATAGCGAAAAACTCTATGAAAGAGGTTTTTATATTCCAAGCGGTCTGGCATTGACAAAAGAGCAGATACGAGAGGTTTCAAATATTTTACATAAGGTCTTAGTATGA
- a CDS encoding class I SAM-dependent methyltransferase translates to MNQFGELYSKYYDLLYADKDYAGEVDYVNGLIAANRKDAKTLLDMGCGTGKHAELFCDKGYTVHGVDLSEEMLGIAESRRTGKEDNLTFSKSDITKLKLDKKFDAVVSLFHVMSYQNSNDELLQAFQVAREHLKEGGIFIFDFWYGPAVLTDLPTTRVKRLENNEIKVTRFVEPVLHVEKNVVDVHYDLFIENKKTTQIIEKKELHKMRYLFDTELELICEKVGLTIVEKYEWMTHDKPNFNSWNVLWILKND, encoded by the coding sequence ATGAACCAGTTCGGAGAATTGTATTCCAAGTATTATGACCTGCTTTACGCCGATAAAGATTATGCGGGTGAAGTAGATTATGTGAACGGGCTGATCGCCGCAAACCGCAAAGATGCAAAAACTCTGCTTGATATGGGATGCGGTACGGGAAAACATGCGGAACTTTTTTGCGATAAGGGGTATACGGTTCATGGCGTAGACCTCAGTGAAGAGATGCTTGGCATTGCAGAATCAAGACGTACAGGCAAAGAAGATAATCTCACTTTTAGTAAGTCCGATATTACAAAATTAAAGCTAGATAAAAAATTTGATGCCGTTGTCTCGCTGTTTCATGTAATGAGCTACCAAAATTCAAATGATGAGCTGTTACAGGCTTTTCAAGTAGCAAGAGAGCATTTAAAAGAGGGTGGAATCTTTATCTTTGATTTTTGGTACGGACCGGCTGTTTTAACGGACTTGCCGACGACAAGGGTCAAAAGGCTTGAAAACAATGAGATAAAAGTCACGAGATTCGTCGAACCTGTCTTACATGTAGAAAAAAATGTAGTAGATGTTCATTACGACCTTTTTATCGAGAATAAAAAAACTACGCAGATCATCGAAAAAAAAGAGCTTCATAAGATGAGATACCTCTTTGATACGGAGTTGGAACTGATATGTGAAAAAGTCGGCTTAACAATAGTAGAAAAATATGAGTGGATGACTCATGATAAACCGAATTTCAATAGCTGGAATGTTTTATGGATATTAAAGAATGACTGA
- a CDS encoding sulfotransferase domain-containing protein gives MIENIYHCGIQKSATQWIRNILSDPLILERSNKKLYAPSKDYLWSKRDHDDLLAGFELNSIVTPLYIDYESFLYMKKPDSYRAFWIMRDPRDVITSLYFSYTFSHPIIDEDHARDRKILQSLNQEAGFNYFLEKAYDFYNAKNPLYTSLLSWLESKDNASVRVVKYEDLIGARQKEIFSELFQFLDIALSSWEVDKILDKYSFKAMTQDRDVGVENKKSHYRKGQEGDWKNYFSNEHKKRFKIATADLLIQLGYETDMDW, from the coding sequence ATGATTGAAAATATATACCATTGCGGGATACAAAAAAGTGCTACACAGTGGATACGCAATATTTTAAGCGATCCGCTTATATTGGAGAGGTCGAATAAAAAATTATATGCACCCAGCAAAGATTATTTATGGTCTAAAAGAGATCATGATGATCTATTAGCCGGATTTGAACTTAACAGTATCGTAACACCGCTTTATATTGATTATGAATCATTTTTATATATGAAAAAGCCTGATAGTTACCGAGCATTTTGGATCATGAGAGATCCCAGGGATGTTATTACGTCACTTTACTTCTCATACACATTCTCTCATCCAATTATTGATGAAGATCATGCCAGAGATCGAAAGATATTGCAAAGTTTAAATCAAGAAGCTGGTTTTAACTACTTTTTAGAAAAAGCATATGATTTTTATAATGCAAAAAATCCTTTGTACACATCTTTGCTGTCATGGCTTGAATCAAAAGATAACGCCAGTGTAAGAGTAGTGAAATATGAAGATTTGATCGGTGCAAGGCAAAAAGAGATATTTAGTGAACTTTTTCAATTCTTGGATATTGCATTATCATCGTGGGAAGTAGATAAGATCTTAGACAAGTATAGTTTTAAAGCAATGACTCAAGATAGGGATGTTGGTGTGGAAAATAAAAAATCGCATTATCGAAAAGGCCAGGAAGGTGACTGGAAAAACTACTTTAGTAATGAACATAAGAAAAGATTTAAAATAGCCACTGCAGATTTATTGATTCAATTGGGTTATGAAACTGATATGGATTGGTGA
- a CDS encoding WcbI family polysaccharide biosynthesis putative acetyltransferase has product MKKIVVFGNCQAGQMALLMSHFLPQNEYEIINLSNNSRTGDMLLGEEILNIIRLADILVYQPLSSKHNELSDENIKKNIKHKSVSLTFPYIFNSGIYSMSHAPMAEGNSYGKIYGEEAIISLIQKQHTKNEILEKYMSGHIDFDLQNRFQESIDILVQKEYETDIKISDFIEQNYKKEKLFITHNHPTNIVFYEIIKKIFTILEIPFDQSKIKNCRVNDLFETNCPITPYDIESHGYQFVHHNNWLEKGIKLIDLIWSEHAQLDAEKVKH; this is encoded by the coding sequence ATGAAAAAAATAGTTGTTTTTGGAAATTGTCAAGCGGGGCAGATGGCACTTTTAATGTCACATTTCTTGCCGCAAAACGAGTATGAGATAATCAATCTTTCCAATAACTCCAGAACAGGTGATATGCTCTTAGGTGAAGAGATTTTAAATATTATACGTCTCGCCGATATCTTAGTGTATCAGCCTTTATCGTCCAAACATAATGAGTTGAGTGATGAAAATATCAAAAAAAATATAAAACACAAGAGTGTAAGTCTGACTTTTCCATATATATTTAACAGTGGTATCTATTCAATGAGTCATGCTCCGATGGCAGAAGGTAACAGTTATGGAAAGATATATGGTGAAGAAGCCATTATAAGCTTGATACAAAAACAACATACAAAAAATGAGATATTAGAAAAATACATGTCCGGTCATATCGATTTTGATTTACAAAATAGATTTCAAGAGAGCATCGATATCTTGGTTCAAAAAGAGTACGAGACTGATATTAAAATATCAGACTTCATTGAACAAAATTATAAAAAAGAGAAGTTGTTTATTACGCATAATCATCCGACAAACATAGTATTCTATGAAATAATCAAAAAGATTTTTACGATTTTAGAGATACCGTTTGATCAATCTAAAATAAAAAATTGCCGGGTTAATGATCTGTTTGAAACCAATTGTCCGATAACACCTTATGACATTGAGAGTCATGGATATCAATTTGTTCATCATAACAACTGGCTCGAAAAAGGTATAAAATTAATCGATTTAATTTGGAGCGAACATGCTCAACTTGACGCAGAAAAGGTAAAACATTGA
- a CDS encoding FkbM family methyltransferase, translating into MKLLSDEDYIKLRESTRFVENDLILFDKKVYIPDVASFFFLLKEIFQLEIYKFSTRTKKPLIIDCGANIGLSVIYFKRLYPHAKIIAFEPDKEIFKYLKSNVESFGYKDAELINKALWNQETTLRFFSEGADGGRIAADDEKQQIIEVQTVKLSEYLKDVNVDFLKIDIEGAETDVLLECQNELKNVENIFIEYHSFSDKPQTLSTILSILEKNGFRYYIEHIGVKSSHPFESITDYVGFDNQLNIFGYRK; encoded by the coding sequence TTGAAGCTATTGAGTGATGAAGATTATATAAAGCTAAGAGAATCTACACGTTTTGTGGAGAATGATCTGATTCTTTTCGATAAAAAGGTTTATATCCCGGACGTCGCATCTTTCTTCTTTTTACTCAAAGAGATATTTCAGCTGGAGATATACAAGTTTAGTACCCGGACAAAAAAACCTCTTATCATCGACTGCGGCGCAAATATAGGATTGAGTGTCATATATTTTAAAAGATTGTATCCTCATGCAAAGATCATTGCGTTCGAACCTGACAAAGAGATCTTTAAATATCTAAAGAGCAATGTGGAATCGTTTGGATACAAAGATGCCGAGCTTATAAATAAAGCTCTTTGGAATCAGGAGACGACACTGAGATTCTTTTCCGAAGGTGCAGACGGGGGAAGGATAGCAGCAGATGACGAAAAGCAGCAAATCATCGAGGTGCAGACGGTCAAGTTAAGTGAATATCTCAAAGATGTAAACGTAGATTTTTTGAAGATCGATATCGAGGGTGCTGAAACCGATGTGCTTTTAGAATGCCAAAACGAATTGAAAAATGTTGAAAATATTTTTATAGAGTACCATTCGTTTAGCGACAAACCTCAGACGCTCTCGACAATACTTTCTATTTTAGAAAAAAATGGTTTTAGATATTATATTGAACATATAGGTGTCAAATCCTCTCATCCGTTTGAAAGCATAACAGACTACGTCGGTTTTGACAATCAGCTGAATATTTTTGGATACAGAAAATGA
- a CDS encoding methyltransferase domain-containing protein, translating to MKLLNLGCGSRYHKEWINLDFKSNNEHVQAFDLHEKLPFEDDSMDVIYSSHVLEHFSKCEAPNFLKECYRVLKPQGIFRVVVPDLEQLMRSYIEFLDKAKKGDIDAGQKYEWIMIELFDQMVRNYGGGEMLEYWKQNPMPQEEFVIQRVGSEVKNVLENIRKGPNSVPNKKCIKKSADEIGKFRTSGEVHQWMYDEYSLGTLLADIGFQKIKRVGFNESDIKDFTTYCLDNEVEGTVRKPDSLFMEAVKQ from the coding sequence ATGAAACTATTGAATTTGGGTTGTGGAAGCAGATACCACAAAGAGTGGATAAACTTAGATTTTAAATCAAACAATGAACATGTGCAAGCGTTTGATCTGCACGAGAAACTACCGTTTGAAGATGACAGTATGGATGTCATATACAGTTCTCATGTATTGGAGCATTTTTCAAAATGTGAAGCGCCGAATTTTTTAAAAGAGTGTTACAGGGTCTTAAAACCGCAAGGGATATTTAGGGTTGTCGTGCCTGATCTGGAACAGCTGATGAGAAGTTATATCGAATTCTTGGATAAAGCGAAAAAAGGCGATATCGATGCCGGACAAAAATATGAATGGATCATGATAGAACTGTTTGATCAGATGGTCAGAAATTATGGAGGCGGGGAGATGCTTGAGTATTGGAAGCAAAATCCGATGCCTCAAGAAGAGTTTGTTATCCAAAGAGTCGGTTCGGAAGTGAAAAATGTGCTTGAGAACATCAGAAAAGGCCCCAACAGCGTACCGAACAAAAAGTGTATAAAAAAAAGTGCAGATGAGATCGGTAAATTTAGAACTTCTGGAGAGGTACACCAATGGATGTACGATGAGTATTCTTTAGGAACTTTACTGGCCGACATAGGATTTCAAAAGATAAAAAGGGTTGGGTTCAATGAGTCCGATATCAAAGATTTTACGACGTACTGTCTGGATAATGAAGTGGAGGGCACCGTCAGAAAGCCCGATTCTTTATTTATGGAAGCGGTCAAGCAGTGA